ATTCGTTTATTACAAAAGACCTTAAAATTTGTTGATAATTTAGATGCTTATGTGCCTATTAAGCATGAATTAGTAGCAACATTAACCAGCGAGTTAAAAACGATTGAAACTAAGATTTTAGCAATTAAGGATTTGGAGAATGAAATTTACTACCGTTTAGAAGCGATGAATAAAATTCGTAGTGATGCTGTCAATGGTAAGTATACTAGTATTTCTCGGTTCATGAATGAGTTGGGTGCTCAACTAAAAGAAATTATTTCAACTCATAAGTCAATCTCCGCTTTAATCGTTACGATGATTGGTGATGCTAAAATCATTAGTGCGCTTTGTGCTCGTTCTCAACATAAACAAAAATATCTTCGTTATGTTAGTGGACAAATTAAAAAAAATGAAGAAATTGACAATAAATTACTGGTTGAAAAGTTCACTAAGATTAAAAAACTTTTAAAAGAACCATCAATTACTCAAATAGTAGAACAAACTCCAATTTTTAAAGATCCTATTCGAAAAGAAACTAGAAACTTAAAAAAATCAATGCAAATGATTTTTCAAGACCCAGCATCTAGTTTAAATGATCATTTACCAGTTGAACAAATTATTGGTGAGGGATTGGCTAACTTTCCCGAATTATATAAAAATCAGGAGGTTAAAGATGCTTATCTTAAGTGATACAATCACGATAAGCCAGAAGAATCCCAACTAAGTGCTGATCAAGTCAAGAGTAGTGATTTAAAACACTTTTTAGTCAAACAAACCTTAACTTCAGTGGGAATGCTTCCTGAACACTTGTCACGTTATCCTCACGAGTTTTCTGGGGGTCAACGTCAACGGATTGGGATTGCTCGGGCTTTAGTGATGCGTCCTGAATTTATTGTTGCTGATGAACCAATTTCAGCTTTGGATGCTTCAATCAGAGCTCAAGTGATTAACTTGTTAACACGTTTTCAAAAAGAATACGATTTAACTTATATTTTTATCGCTCACGATTTGAGTATTGTTCACTTCATTGCCGACCGGATTGCGGTCTTATATCATGGTGATATTGTTGAGCTTGCTCCTGCTGATACATTGTTTGATCATCCTTTGCATCCTTATACTAAGAGTTTGCTAAGTGCGGTTCCTTTACCAGATCCAGAACAAGAAAAAAAGAAAGTTCATTTTGTTTATAATCCACAAAAAGAACACCACGATTACCTGGTTGATTTTCCAGTTTGACAAGAAGTTCAACCAAACCACTTTGTTTTTGCCAATAATCGCGAATTCAAAGCGATGCAAAAACAATTAAAGAAAAGAAAAAAATAAAAGGAGGGCAGAATAATGTTAAAAAGAAGTTTATCAGTTTTAAGTGCACTTGGTTTAACTACAATGACAACTGCAACCGTTGTTAGTTGTGGACCGATGACTTTTGGCAAGTTAATGAATCGAGCAGTTGACACTTCTGTTTACAAGACATATTATGCTGCACCAATGTCTTCGTGATCAACAGGAGTGACGATGCAAAACGAAGATTTAAAAATCCTTGCTAATTTACAAGAAACACTTTTAAAAGCTAATGTTAATAAAGAGGTTGAGGGAAATTTAGCAACTGAATTTGATGGAAGTGATGCTGACAAGACTTGAACCTTGACTTTGAAAAATGATGCTCATTGGTTTGATTATAAGGGGAATGTTGCAGAGCAGAAATGAATTAAGGCAAGCGATGTTGCCAATACGTTACGTTATATTTATAATCCTTCAACCACTTCACAAATTAACGGGTTATGAGGAGTGGTTATGAGTCGTGCTGATGAGTTGTCTAACGCAATTACAACTGCAACAGGAGCTGATTATCAGTATGAAAATGAGGCGAGTCAGAACTTTGCTTTGGATGAGATTATCAAACATTACATTCAAATTACTAAAAATGGTTCAACAGTTGATATGCCCGGGTTTTGAACCGAAGGTAAGGCTGGAACTAGTGAAGCATTACCATCAATCAGTGACAAAACTGCCACTTATCCAGATTCACCAATGTTAACTGTTGAGGATGGAGTTAATGATGAGGGTGAAGTGGCAGGAGGAACAGTTATTTTTCATTTAGCTTCAACTGCACCTTACTTTCCAACCATGTTAACTTATTTAGCTTTTTCACCCTTACCAGATATAGCAGTTGACTATACAAAATCAATGACTGCTGGGTATAGTTATGGAAATGCTGCGAATAACTCTAGAGGATATGATCACGTTTATTATTCTGGTGCTTATGTTCCTAGAGATGTCAATATTTCTGTAGGAATGAAGTTAGTGGCTAATAAAAACTATTTTGATTATGATCAAACTTCAATTAAAGAAATTATTTATAATTACCCAAAAAATCAGAGTCCTTCTAATTTAGTCTTCTTGTTTGAAACTGGTGATCTTTCTGAAACGCCAATTTCACCAACTGATGCTCGAAGTTGAAGTAAGTATGTTGGAAGCGACCTGACAAATCCTAAATTTAAAGGGTTAAAAGATGTTTATGCAGGAACTCCAGCCACTTGAATGATTACTTATAATTTTGGTTATCGTCCCGAAGGCACTAGTTCAGGAGCTGATATTTCTGGTTTAGATGAAAATAAACTTTTAGCCCAAAATTCAACCCGGGCATTGATTTCTTATGCAATTAACCGAAGTACAGCAGCACACTATTATTCAAGTGCCTTGGACCCTCAAGGTGCGGTCAAATCTTCATTGTTAAGAAACATTTATACTGCTAATGACTTGGCTTTAGATGTTAATGAAAAAGATTATACTGATTATATTAAAACAAGTTATGGTGCTAAAGTGCAAGATGTTGCTACTCAAATGGGTCAAACTTTGACAGATGATGAACTTGCTGAGCAAGAAGCGTTGACTGATAATGGTCAAGACTTGTACTTGCAAAATGATTACTTAGCTTATTCTGCTCTAACTGATGAGAGTTTAAAACAAGAATTTATCAACGATCAAAGTGTGGAAGCAAAAATTCAGACTTTAATTAAGCAAGTTAATCTGGATCGGGATGCCAACGAGATTAAAAATAACGTTAAGTTTCGGTTCTTAGAAAACGGAGCGTTAAAAACTACTTTCCTCCCTTGACTTAATAGTATGATTGATGAATTTGATCAAATTCCTAACCTTCCATTTAGTATTAC
This genomic stretch from Mesoplasma sp. JKS002658 harbors:
- a CDS encoding ABC transporter substrate-binding protein; amino-acid sequence: MLKRSLSVLSALGLTTMTTATVVSCGPMTFGKLMNRAVDTSVYKTYYAAPMSSWSTGVTMQNEDLKILANLQETLLKANVNKEVEGNLATEFDGSDADKTWTLTLKNDAHWFDYKGNVAEQKWIKASDVANTLRYIYNPSTTSQINGLWGVVMSRADELSNAITTATGADYQYENEASQNFALDEIIKHYIQITKNGSTVDMPGFWTEGKAGTSEALPSISDKTATYPDSPMLTVEDGVNDEGEVAGGTVIFHLASTAPYFPTMLTYLAFSPLPDIAVDYTKSMTAGYSYGNAANNSRGYDHVYYSGAYVPRDVNISVGMKLVANKNYFDYDQTSIKEIIYNYPKNQSPSNLVFLFETGDLSETPISPTDARSWSKYVGSDLTNPKFKGLKDVYAGTPATWMITYNFGYRPEGTSSGADISGLDENKLLAQNSTRALISYAINRSTAAHYYSSALDPQGAVKSSLLRNIYTANDLALDVNEKDYTDYIKTSYGAKVQDVATQMGQTLTDDELAEQEALTDNGQDLYLQNDYLAYSALTDESLKQEFINDQSVEAKIQTLIKQVNLDRDANEIKNNVKFRFLENGALKTTFLPWLNSMIDEFDQIPNLPFSITYNDSQSIDQADFAQKQRQSAYSMNITGWSPDYADPSTYLNTIRYKGDYDAYNNFSKVIDSTTSDGQETLKGKNSSYDDLATKLSAYGKLLDEASQQADTISRYQQFSQAEMSALYETQVILPLYTRTPETLPTLTYLDHSTVPSVAYGTSNYRFTGVKMIKKLSDGVVETQSWQEQLVNKLININFKEKVTDS
- a CDS encoding ATP-binding cassette domain-containing protein; protein product: MESKKQKSSTQSKKTTSKLKSKKNQEPLIRVRNVAIQFGTGRKVNKAVRDVTFDVYKGETFGLVGESGSGKTTIGRAIMGIQPIHEGTIYFKNRVARGSVLKLDQATLKIEHNIEVMLNNQNAATIKINNYLEEYKRVYHKYLYSKYYDFKTQTLSDYPDGVDRSIAEGVNIKDTKLVKVKKEANIKFITTTIKDNLKRLITTIRLLQKTLKFVDNLDAYVPIKHELVATLTSELKTIETKILAIKDLENEIYYRLEAMNKIRSDAVNGKYTSISRFMNELGAQLKEIISTHKSISALIVTMIGDAKIISALCARSQHKQKYLRYVSGQIKKNEEIDNKLLVEKFTKIKKLLKEPSITQIVEQTPIFKDPIRKETRNLKKSMQMIFQDPASSLNDHLPVEQIIGEGLANFPELYKNQEVKDAYLKWYNHDKPEESQLSADQVKSSDLKHFLVKQTLTSVGMLPEHLSRYPHEFSGGQRQRIGIARALVMRPEFIVADEPISALDASIRAQVINLLTRFQKEYDLTYIFIAHDLSIVHFIADRIAVLYHGDIVELAPADTLFDHPLHPYTKSLLSAVPLPDPEQEKKKVHFVYNPQKEHHDYLVDFPVWQEVQPNHFVFANNREFKAMQKQLKKRKK